From a region of the Priestia megaterium genome:
- a CDS encoding MerR family transcriptional regulator, whose protein sequence is MKNKAGVILFGALAVAIAGVTIWNIYLNQNISQATASKQLQVTNDTLKQENNELKKQLNEVLPSAQEQQKRAYLDTVKQFIDVSYHREKEGFEERKKIAKAIMDKELYAQFYPTETFDYGNTYNSNPSDLHLYVQQFDGGQDEVKVIAEFTNHLVIKEENVDDQTHDIIQVLLRKEEKKWIVYSIEELKTEILK, encoded by the coding sequence ATGAAAAACAAAGCTGGTGTCATATTATTTGGAGCGCTTGCCGTTGCGATTGCAGGCGTGACCATTTGGAATATCTACCTCAATCAGAATATCTCTCAAGCGACAGCTTCGAAACAACTTCAAGTCACTAATGACACATTAAAACAGGAAAATAATGAATTGAAAAAGCAATTGAATGAGGTGCTTCCTTCTGCGCAAGAACAACAAAAGCGAGCGTATTTAGATACCGTCAAACAGTTTATTGATGTGTCCTATCATCGTGAAAAAGAAGGATTTGAGGAGCGAAAAAAGATTGCTAAAGCCATTATGGACAAAGAACTTTATGCGCAATTTTATCCAACAGAAACATTTGATTATGGCAATACGTATAACTCCAATCCAAGTGACCTTCATCTTTATGTTCAACAGTTTGATGGGGGGCAAGATGAGGTGAAAGTGATCGCAGAGTTTACGAATCATTTGGTTATCAAAGAGGAAAATGTAGACGATCAAACGCATGACATCATTCAGGTTTTATTGCGAAAAGAAGAAAAGAAATGGATCGTTTATAGTATCGAAGAATTAAAAACAGAAATCTTGAAATGA
- a CDS encoding bifunctional lytic transglycosylase/C40 family peptidase: protein MHVVLHLIPKKYLIGGALILLGLSGLLLMGTFVAITGGFESQNEQGEVTEIEGGGIGAGTANVSPEVMRYQPLLEKYAQKHGLDASYVPIMMALMMQESGGRGSDPMQSSESYCDGKVGCIKNPELSIDKGVLHFKSVLEKAKYDLKLCLQSYNFGGGFINYVMKNGGKYTPELAISFSQMQYQRVKHTGNYHCVRPEMIPYGACYGDALYVSAVLKYYTGTIAADGKPTTPSSGGSGSKSGVKVIEAGETLIGKTRYVFGGGRSQSDINAGRFDCSSFVRWAFEQVGVNVGPLSGVTTDTLKTQGQAINPKDMKPGDVVFFDTYKIDGHVGIYVGDNKFLGCQGKTGVAIASMEKGTYFGDKFNGRVKRF, encoded by the coding sequence TTGCATGTCGTTTTGCATCTCATTCCTAAAAAATATTTGATTGGAGGCGCGTTGATCCTGTTAGGATTATCGGGCCTCTTACTCATGGGAACCTTTGTCGCCATAACAGGTGGATTTGAAAGCCAGAATGAACAAGGAGAAGTAACAGAAATTGAAGGCGGAGGCATTGGGGCAGGAACAGCGAATGTCTCACCAGAAGTCATGAGGTATCAACCTTTACTTGAAAAATACGCGCAAAAACATGGGCTAGATGCTTCGTATGTGCCAATTATGATGGCACTGATGATGCAAGAAAGTGGCGGACGCGGAAGCGATCCGATGCAAAGTTCGGAATCCTATTGTGACGGTAAGGTTGGCTGTATTAAGAACCCGGAATTATCGATTGATAAAGGGGTTTTACACTTCAAAAGTGTACTAGAAAAAGCGAAGTATGATTTGAAATTATGTCTACAGAGTTATAATTTTGGCGGTGGATTTATCAATTATGTCATGAAAAATGGAGGAAAGTACACCCCAGAGTTAGCGATTTCCTTTTCGCAAATGCAATATCAACGAGTTAAACATACCGGAAATTATCACTGTGTACGTCCTGAAATGATACCCTATGGGGCATGTTATGGCGACGCCTTGTACGTTTCTGCGGTCTTAAAATATTACACAGGAACAATTGCAGCTGATGGGAAGCCTACAACTCCTTCGAGTGGTGGAAGTGGAAGTAAATCCGGTGTGAAAGTCATTGAAGCAGGTGAAACCCTCATAGGAAAAACACGTTATGTTTTCGGTGGAGGGCGCTCTCAATCTGATATTAACGCAGGACGTTTTGATTGTTCAAGTTTTGTGAGATGGGCGTTTGAACAGGTAGGTGTGAATGTCGGTCCACTGTCTGGTGTCACAACCGATACCCTTAAAACGCAAGGGCAAGCGATCAATCCAAAAGACATGAAGCCTGGTGATGTGGTGTTCTTTGATACGTATAAGATAGACGGCCATGTGGGCATTTACGTGGGCGATAATAAGTTCTTAGGTTGCCAAGGAAAAACGGGCGTAGCTATTGCGAGTATGGAAAAAGGTACCTACTTTGGTGACAAATTTAACGGACGTGTAAAACGATTTTAA
- a CDS encoding VirB4 family type IV secretion system protein, whose translation MMSIPFRKKEKTPEQEKQKKGYNPRLIAQIQPQGGVSFKENVTRNGDGYTTCVHVYGYPTNVNNFWLAPIMNMPNAITTLDVISDNRKEVVAAISKNMSEQNARHINAKENIDRMDAQEQYLDMKDLYRHVVNGEVIKRVHLRIYLAAKTIPDLEQHVKEVIHHLETHNFRGSIFLNEQEYEWESMVTPFHIQKKYPNKRKGKEIPALALAGGFPFHFMKLDDPYGTYQGTTGTGGSVIFDLFHKDEQRKSYNAVMIGRMGAGKSTFLKKVTMDNAIKGYKIRGLDIVGEFKDLVQQLGGKQVSLDGSEGQINPLQVYKTDEKETLSFTHHLSKLTIFYRFIAPEATDAELKEYENLLRKFYIKRELWDEEKGDDNTITSLRPEEYPTFSDFLAYIRQELYADREKKVHHAHLGEGRKNRLELMELHITNLVETYAKLFDGISTIDNFSEEQIVFFSLRHLSSLKSEIFQAQLFNVMNMLWDNMLQQGAPQMEAYGRGELAFEDAIRYLIVIDESHHIINTRKGNEDALQFLGKFSREARKYFGGLIFASHSIRDFVPEGSDQTAVEEIKKLFEFTQYKFIMQQDRNSIETIQRVFGTGITSSELEEIPKLATGDVILSIDAVKNIPFHIEVDEEEKALYGGGA comes from the coding sequence ATGATGTCTATTCCATTTCGTAAAAAAGAGAAAACGCCTGAACAAGAAAAACAAAAGAAAGGCTACAATCCACGCTTAATTGCTCAAATTCAGCCACAAGGAGGCGTGAGCTTCAAAGAAAATGTGACGCGCAATGGTGACGGTTATACCACATGCGTTCATGTATACGGCTACCCAACCAACGTGAATAACTTCTGGTTAGCCCCGATTATGAATATGCCGAATGCGATTACGACACTTGATGTGATCAGTGACAACCGTAAAGAAGTCGTGGCAGCCATTAGTAAAAACATGAGTGAACAAAACGCTCGTCATATTAATGCAAAAGAAAACATTGATCGAATGGATGCCCAGGAACAATATTTAGACATGAAAGACTTGTACCGACATGTGGTGAATGGCGAAGTCATTAAACGTGTTCATCTTCGCATTTACCTTGCAGCTAAAACGATTCCTGACTTGGAACAACACGTGAAAGAAGTCATTCATCACCTTGAAACCCATAACTTCCGAGGCTCCATTTTCTTAAATGAACAAGAGTATGAATGGGAGTCGATGGTCACGCCTTTTCATATTCAAAAAAAATACCCCAATAAACGAAAAGGAAAGGAAATCCCCGCACTTGCGTTAGCTGGAGGGTTTCCTTTTCATTTTATGAAGCTAGATGATCCTTACGGGACATATCAAGGCACAACTGGAACAGGCGGCAGCGTCATTTTTGATTTGTTTCATAAAGATGAACAGCGAAAAAGTTACAATGCGGTCATGATTGGGCGCATGGGGGCTGGGAAATCGACCTTCCTCAAAAAAGTCACGATGGATAACGCAATCAAAGGCTATAAGATCCGTGGACTAGACATCGTTGGAGAGTTTAAAGATCTTGTGCAGCAACTGGGAGGAAAGCAAGTTTCCCTTGATGGATCGGAAGGGCAAATTAATCCCCTACAAGTCTATAAAACGGATGAAAAAGAGACGTTAAGCTTTACGCATCACTTGTCTAAACTGACCATTTTCTACCGTTTTATTGCGCCCGAAGCAACAGATGCTGAACTCAAAGAATATGAAAATCTTCTGCGAAAGTTTTATATTAAAAGGGAATTATGGGATGAAGAAAAAGGCGATGATAACACTATTACAAGTCTTCGTCCCGAAGAATATCCCACGTTTAGTGATTTTTTAGCGTATATTCGCCAAGAACTCTATGCGGATCGTGAAAAGAAAGTACATCACGCCCATTTAGGAGAAGGACGCAAGAATCGATTAGAGCTAATGGAGTTGCATATTACGAATTTAGTAGAAACCTACGCCAAATTATTTGATGGGATTTCCACTATTGATAACTTTTCAGAAGAACAAATTGTCTTCTTTTCGTTGCGTCACTTATCAAGCTTGAAAAGTGAAATCTTTCAAGCACAGTTGTTTAATGTAATGAACATGTTGTGGGATAACATGCTTCAACAAGGAGCACCTCAAATGGAAGCTTACGGGCGAGGCGAACTTGCCTTTGAAGATGCCATTCGTTACCTCATTGTGATTGACGAGTCTCATCATATCATCAACACAAGAAAGGGGAATGAAGATGCCCTACAGTTTCTAGGGAAATTCAGCCGAGAAGCGCGTAAGTACTTTGGAGGATTAATCTTTGCGAGTCACTCAATCCGTGACTTTGTGCCAGAGGGTTCGGATCAAACAGCCGTCGAGGAAATCAAAAAACTATTTGAATTTACGCAGTACAAATTTATTATGCAACAAGACCGAAACAGCATTGAAACGATTCAACGCGTTTTTGGAACGGGGATCACATCCAGTGAACTTGAGGAGATCCCGAAGCTTGCCACAGGGGATGTTATCTTATCCATTGATGCCGTAAAAAACATTCCTTTTCATATCGAAGTGGATGAAGAAGAGAAAGCTCTATACGGAGGAGGTGCGTAA
- a CDS encoding DUF5592 family protein, which translates to MANYTIPKEISTELKINKSLYLFDLLFIIGLLLFTMMLRYFIHPMLHIPFYVFMSLFGLVMILRPLTNPQKRMYEILLLTMVRKKSTYCAIDRDHE; encoded by the coding sequence ATGGCAAACTATACAATCCCAAAAGAAATTTCAACGGAATTGAAGATTAATAAATCGCTTTATTTATTTGATTTGCTGTTTATCATCGGTTTATTGCTTTTTACAATGATGTTACGCTATTTTATTCATCCGATGCTCCATATTCCGTTTTACGTGTTTATGAGCCTATTTGGTTTAGTAATGATTCTTCGACCGTTAACCAATCCGCAAAAAAGAATGTATGAAATCTTATTACTCACGATGGTGCGCAAGAAAAGTACCTACTGTGCCATTGATCGGGATCATGAATAA
- a CDS encoding pLS20_p028 family conjugation system transmembrane protein, with translation MKDEEILKKLHEFADYLDKGNIASYLLRKIGWGIIQVLSFLVDSLEGITDNVLGIKLFFNSPAIQDFIKEIQPFLYILWAFSFLYIGYMLIIHKKVNREQIMINIFISMAVLLLLNTGMVKADKFTDQAIDAVDLDGDSTVSEKIIKQNITDVAQFDVNEWKTPNLKEPNKVPQNRIDLIDITEKIDGDFKVNEKDKLSEEGTKILTHKAAITPDGKEGLVELKNGWFDFFPELYYRWHWNFWTIAISLFVTGMTMLFTSIKLAKLCYELGFNAILAQLVAPADVGDGQKLKTVLQNILNTFLVIIMIFISMKVYLIGMTYIAEHTEGVTTLILQIAFSIAVVDGPVMCERLFGIDAGLKSGWGAVAGGLAMMKGMESTMNGAKGTFKNATDLAKGIGGFGKGAAGGALQAAAGLGGLSKGLVGSKGNNGQQPSLHEEMKKAGVGGGNGKGNDAAKGQQGRDKKQGAAPGKEAGQQEGGQKGNVNYVQGKGEQQGNTAIAGNGGASLHEEMAASGYDDNSASEGTSSSVENGGASLHEEMATSGYDDNSASEGTSSNVENGGASLHEEMAASGYDDNSASEGTSSSVENGGASLHEEMATSGYDDNSASEGTSSNVENGGTSLHEEMAASGYDDNSASEGTSSSVENGGTSLHEKMAAFSYDDNSTSQSGFSVENTGAPLHDEIQTSGYSGSTSQGGSSVENTSTPLHDEIQTSGYSGSTSQSGSSVENTGAPLHDEIQTLGYSGSTSQGGSSVENTGAPLHDEIQTSGYSGSTSQSGSSVENTSAPLHDEIQASGYSGSTSEGSSSIGSVSTPIQEEIQTSGYSGSTSESNSSIGGTKVPSSINEPSITMPRVMDQAQRQVAATQEPRQEKETVKQDPVLTSTNDIPMPHQNRTETRNIAHVVRDNVKGKIENVKNRIESSPTLHKTKRSYQIGRNTGQDLRKFVSKKQKKSEEK, from the coding sequence ATGAAAGATGAAGAGATTCTGAAAAAGCTACATGAATTTGCTGATTACCTTGATAAAGGGAATATTGCTTCGTATCTATTGAGAAAAATAGGGTGGGGCATTATACAAGTACTATCCTTTCTTGTTGATAGTTTAGAAGGAATTACAGACAATGTATTAGGCATTAAGCTCTTTTTTAATTCACCTGCGATTCAAGATTTCATTAAAGAGATCCAGCCGTTTCTCTATATCTTATGGGCATTTTCCTTCCTGTATATCGGTTATATGTTAATCATCCATAAAAAAGTCAATCGAGAACAAATCATGATTAACATTTTTATTTCAATGGCTGTGTTGCTTTTATTAAACACAGGTATGGTAAAAGCTGATAAGTTTACCGATCAAGCCATTGATGCTGTGGATTTAGATGGTGATAGTACTGTCAGTGAAAAGATTATTAAGCAAAACATAACCGATGTGGCTCAATTTGATGTGAATGAGTGGAAAACACCTAATCTGAAAGAACCTAATAAAGTGCCGCAAAATCGTATTGATCTAATTGACATTACGGAAAAGATTGATGGTGACTTTAAAGTCAATGAAAAAGATAAACTTTCAGAGGAAGGAACGAAGATACTCACACATAAAGCAGCCATTACCCCTGACGGAAAAGAAGGGCTCGTAGAGCTTAAAAATGGCTGGTTTGATTTCTTTCCAGAGCTTTACTATCGTTGGCACTGGAATTTTTGGACGATTGCCATTTCTCTTTTTGTCACAGGGATGACGATGTTATTTACATCTATTAAGCTAGCGAAACTTTGTTACGAGTTAGGGTTTAATGCGATTTTAGCACAATTGGTCGCTCCTGCGGATGTAGGAGATGGACAAAAGTTAAAAACTGTTCTACAAAACATATTGAATACGTTCCTGGTGATTATTATGATTTTCATTTCGATGAAGGTCTATCTGATAGGGATGACTTATATAGCTGAACACACAGAAGGTGTCACAACGCTTATTCTTCAGATTGCCTTTAGTATTGCAGTTGTAGATGGACCGGTCATGTGTGAGCGTCTTTTCGGGATTGATGCGGGGCTCAAAAGTGGTTGGGGAGCTGTCGCAGGCGGTCTTGCGATGATGAAAGGAATGGAAAGCACCATGAATGGTGCGAAAGGAACGTTCAAAAATGCAACAGATCTTGCAAAAGGTATTGGAGGTTTTGGAAAAGGTGCAGCTGGCGGTGCTCTTCAAGCTGCCGCAGGTCTTGGAGGGCTTAGTAAAGGGTTAGTAGGAAGTAAAGGGAATAATGGACAACAGCCAAGTCTACACGAAGAAATGAAAAAAGCTGGAGTTGGAGGAGGAAATGGAAAAGGAAACGATGCTGCTAAAGGACAACAGGGAAGGGATAAGAAACAAGGAGCTGCACCAGGCAAAGAAGCCGGTCAGCAAGAAGGTGGACAAAAAGGGAATGTTAACTATGTCCAAGGAAAAGGAGAGCAACAAGGAAATACAGCCATCGCAGGAAACGGAGGAGCTTCTCTTCACGAGGAAATGGCGGCTTCTGGTTACGATGATAACAGCGCAAGTGAAGGAACATCATCTAGTGTAGAAAACGGAGGAGCTTCTCTTCACGAGGAAATGGCGACTTCTGGTTACGATGATAACAGCGCAAGTGAAGGAACATCATCTAATGTAGAAAACGGAGGAGCTTCTCTTCACGAGGAAATGGCGGCTTCTGGTTACGATGATAACAGCGCAAGTGAAGGAACATCATCTAGTGTAGAAAACGGAGGAGCTTCTCTTCACGAGGAAATGGCGACTTCTGGTTACGATGATAACAGCGCAAGTGAAGGAACATCATCTAATGTAGAAAACGGAGGAACTTCCCTTCACGAGGAAATGGCGGCTTCTGGTTACGATGATAACAGCGCAAGTGAAGGAACATCATCTAGTGTAGAAAACGGAGGAACTTCCCTTCACGAGAAAATGGCGGCTTTTAGTTATGATGACAACAGTACAAGTCAAAGTGGATTTTCGGTAGAGAATACAGGTGCGCCTCTTCACGATGAGATTCAAACATCAGGCTACAGTGGCAGCACAAGTCAAGGTGGATCTTCAGTAGAAAATACAAGTACGCCTCTTCACGATGAGATTCAAACATCAGGCTACAGTGGTAGCACAAGTCAAAGTGGATCTTCAGTAGAAAATACAGGTGCGCCTCTTCATGATGAGATTCAAACATTAGGCTACAGTGGCAGCACAAGTCAAGGTGGATCTTCAGTAGAGAATACAGGTGCGCCTCTTCACGATGAGATTCAAACATCAGGCTACAGTGGCAGCACAAGTCAAAGTGGATCTTCGGTAGAGAATACAAGTGCGCCTCTTCACGATGAGATTCAAGCATCAGGCTACAGTGGCAGCACAAGTGAAGGCAGTTCTTCTATAGGAAGTGTAAGTACACCTATTCAAGAGGAGATCCAAACTTCCGGTTATAGTGGCAGCACAAGCGAAAGCAACTCTTCTATAGGAGGTACAAAGGTTCCTTCATCAATAAATGAACCTTCTATTACGATGCCTAGAGTCATGGATCAAGCCCAAAGGCAAGTGGCAGCTACTCAAGAACCTCGTCAGGAAAAAGAAACGGTCAAGCAAGATCCGGTTCTTACTTCCACAAATGATATTCCAATGCCACATCAAAATCGGACAGAAACACGGAATATCGCCCATGTTGTGCGTGATAATGTCAAAGGGAAAATAGAAAACGTCAAGAACCGAATTGAAAGCTCACCAACGCTTCATAAGACAAAGCGCTCGTATCAAATCGGGCGTAATACGGGGCAAGACTTACGTAAATTTGTGTCTAAGAAACAGAAGAAATCAGAAGAGAAGTAA